The Microbacterium natoriense genomic interval CTCGCCCGAAGCATCGAATTGATGCTTCGCCTTGTACATCACCTCGAGGATCGCCGGGTGCGCGACCGCGAAGCCGATGTACGCGAGACCCGCGGCGCGCAGCCGCTCGCCGAACGGGGCAGCCTGCTCCACGGCCGCAGCCAGCGCCTCGTTCATTCGTGTGAATCCGGCCACCGCGACCGCGTCGAGGAGGGCGGTGCGGTCGCTGAAATGGCGTGCGGATGCGCCGTGACTCACGCCCACGTCGCGTGCGAGCTGACGCAGCGACAGCGCGTCGACGCCCCCGGCGTCGATCGACTCCCAGGCGCGGTCGAGGAGCGCCTCTCGAAGGTTGCCGTGATGGTACGAGCGTTCGGTCACACTTGAACCCTATCGATCTAAGTAGACATTGACAACAATGCTGTCAGTGTCTACATTTGCGATCATGACCATTCACCACACCGGAACCACCGCCCTCGTCACCGGCGCCAGCTCGGGCCTCGGCGCCGAGTTCGCCACCCAGCTCGCCCGCCGCGGCGCCGACCTCGTGCTCGTGGCCCGGCGCGAAGACCGCTTGAAGGATCTCGCCGCCCGCCTGGAGCGGGAGCACGGGGTGCGGGCGACCGTGATCGCCCTCGATCTCGCCGACGCCGGCGCCCCGGCACGTCTTCGCGCCGCGCTCGACGAGCGAGGCATCCGCATCCAGACGCTGATCAACAACGCCGGCTTCGGAGCGAAGGGGGACTTCGTCGAGGCGGACGCTGCGCGTATGGCCGAGATGGTGCAGGTCAACGTGGCCTCGCTCGTCGGGATCACGCGCGAGTTCCTCCCCGAGCTGACTCGCGACGGCCGGGGCGCCCTCGTCAACGTGGCGAGCGTCGCGGCCTATCAGCCGTGCCCCGGCATGGCGGTGTACGGCGCATCCAAGGCCTTCGTGCTGAGCTTCACCGAGTCGATCGCGCATGAGACACGCTCGTCCGGTCTGCGCGTGCTCGCCCTGAGCCCCGGAGCGACCCGCACGGAGTTCTTCGATGTCGTCGGCACAGAGGCCGCAGCGGTGGGCCGCTTCCAGTCCGCGACCGACGTGGTCGCGCAGGCGATGGCAGCGCTCGATCGTCGGCGCACACCCGCGAGCATCGTGTCGGGTGCCGCGAACGCCGTGACGAGCAAGCTCGTCGGCCTCATGCCGCGTCGCATGACTCTCGCGATCAGCGGCCGGTTGCTGGCCGAGTCGGCGTGATGACGCGCTCCGAGGCCGTGCTACTCTCGTCCCGACCACACGGGTGCCCGAGCACGGGCTGAGATCTGGCTGATGCTGCCTGCGACCGTCGAACCTGTCCGGGTAATGCCGGCGTAGGAAGTAGGAGTCCTGTGAGCACGCTCTCCCGCGTGCGCGAACTCGCGCACCATCACGACGAAGAACACGGCATCTTCGTGCCCGTCACCCGCATCCCGCTGTCTGATTCACCGGGCGGAACCACCAACCCTCCAGTGGACGTGTACCGCACCGAGGGGCCGGCCTGCGAGCCGGAGGACGGCCTGCCGTCGCTGCGCGAGACGTGGATAGTTGAACGGGGTGACACAGGGCAGTACGAAGGGCGCGCTCGCGATCTGAACGACGACGGACGAGGGGCGGCGCGGCGTGGAGCTGCGTCAGACGAATGGCGCGGCACCCGCCGCCCGCCTCGGCGCAGCCTGAACGGCCGTACGGTCACCCAGATGCACTACGCGCGCCGTGGCCTGATCACGCCCGAGATGCGATTCGTCGCTCTCCGTGAGGGCTGCGACGTCGAGCTCGTGCGCGCGGAACTCGCCGCCGGGCGGGCGATAATCCCCGCGAACATCAATCACCCGGAATCGGAGCCGATGATCATCGGTCGCGCCTTCCTCGTGAAGATCAACGCGAACATCGGCAACTCGGCTGTGACGAGCTCGATCGCCGAGGAGGTCGACAAGCTGCGCTGGGCGACGAAGTGGGGTGCCGACACCGTCATGGACCTGTCCACCGGAGACGACATCCACACCACCCGCGAATGGATTCTGCGCAATTCGCCGGTGCCGATCGGCACAGTGCCGATCTACCAGGCGCTCGAGAAGGTCGACGGCAAGGCGCACGAGCTGAGCTGGGAGATCTTCCGCGACACGATCATCGAGC includes:
- a CDS encoding SDR family NAD(P)-dependent oxidoreductase; amino-acid sequence: MTIHHTGTTALVTGASSGLGAEFATQLARRGADLVLVARREDRLKDLAARLEREHGVRATVIALDLADAGAPARLRAALDERGIRIQTLINNAGFGAKGDFVEADAARMAEMVQVNVASLVGITREFLPELTRDGRGALVNVASVAAYQPCPGMAVYGASKAFVLSFTESIAHETRSSGLRVLALSPGATRTEFFDVVGTEAAAVGRFQSATDVVAQAMAALDRRRTPASIVSGAANAVTSKLVGLMPRRMTLAISGRLLAESA
- a CDS encoding TetR/AcrR family transcriptional regulator, whose amino-acid sequence is MTERSYHHGNLREALLDRAWESIDAGGVDALSLRQLARDVGVSHGASARHFSDRTALLDAVAVAGFTRMNEALAAAVEQAAPFGERLRAAGLAYIGFAVAHPAILEVMYKAKHQFDASGELRERSRASMSMVVAFVAAAQAAGEIPEGDAERRALVIFASVHGVAALATADLLDGVPWQDAAEATIEVILGSLGVE